A window from Methanofollis sp. encodes these proteins:
- a CDS encoding radical SAM protein, translated as MKESSRIFYSEASKLNTSFLSRIPCRPTTLVFNITDNCNSRCITCRQWRHASVGEMDTEEAGEVLAQARALGIRNIEFAGGEPLLRKDLPEIVKIAEDLGFADISITTNGLLLTEEKAVSLIESGLDGFSISIDGTAAVHDTVRGVKGGFERSTGALRTLIGLRDSRYPALAITIGTTVMKPTFPEILNMVNLARELSITCGFNLLNTSLYFFRDVDTAELWIPEDERDRLDDLVAELHRIKSTHPGLISKSYSSLEYMKAYFQNPRREDIPCHLGYEKVYVGPHGEVYSGCWALPPMGTVRETPLPEIVSSDAYRQRLKEMFLKQCPGCSCNYSTNLLYHLPSLCHELKWRVKGRLARRN; from the coding sequence ATGAAGGAGTCTTCCCGGATCTTCTACTCAGAAGCCTCGAAGTTGAATACGTCGTTTCTTTCCAGGATACCTTGCCGCCCGACGACCCTCGTCTTCAATATCACCGACAACTGCAACAGCCGGTGCATCACCTGCCGGCAGTGGCGGCATGCCTCTGTCGGGGAAATGGACACGGAGGAGGCGGGCGAGGTCCTCGCTCAGGCGAGGGCCCTCGGGATCCGGAATATTGAGTTCGCCGGGGGCGAACCCCTCCTGCGAAAAGACCTGCCCGAGATCGTGAAGATCGCCGAAGACCTCGGCTTTGCCGACATCTCCATCACCACGAACGGGCTTCTGCTCACCGAAGAGAAGGCGGTCTCCCTCATCGAGAGCGGCCTCGACGGTTTTTCCATTTCCATCGACGGCACGGCCGCGGTCCACGACACCGTCAGGGGAGTGAAGGGCGGGTTTGAACGGAGCACTGGCGCCCTCAGAACCTTGATCGGGCTTCGTGACTCCAGGTACCCGGCCCTTGCTATCACCATCGGGACGACCGTGATGAAACCGACCTTCCCGGAGATTCTTAATATGGTCAACCTGGCCAGAGAACTCAGCATCACCTGCGGCTTCAACCTCCTCAACACCTCGCTCTATTTCTTCAGGGACGTCGACACGGCAGAACTCTGGATCCCGGAGGACGAGAGGGACAGGCTCGACGACCTGGTCGCCGAACTCCATCGGATCAAGTCCACGCACCCGGGCCTGATCAGCAAGAGTTACTCCTCTCTCGAATATATGAAAGCATATTTCCAGAACCCCAGGAGGGAGGACATACCCTGCCACCTCGGGTACGAGAAAGTGTACGTCGGCCCGCACGGCGAGGTCTACTCGGGGTGCTGGGCCCTGCCCCCGATGGGCACGGTGAGGGAGACGCCCCTGCCCGAGATCGTCTCCTCGGATGCGTACAGGCAGAGGCTCAAGGAGATGTTCCTGAAACAGTGTCCTGGCTGCAGCTGCAACTACTCGACAAACCTCCTGTACCACCTCCCCTCTCTCTGCCATGAACTGAAGTGGCGGGTGAAGGGGCGGCTGGCCAGGAGGAACTGA
- a CDS encoding mannose-1-phosphate guanylyltransferase/mannose-6-phosphate isomerase, with protein METIILAGGSGTRLFPLSRTCYPKQFIPLFEKESLFQKAVKRALLFSRPEEISVITNEAHRFLVADQLAAVGADCHVLVEPSGKNTLPAIVYGMTEILKEGEDAAAAVLPSDQLILPGEEYRKAFHAAEALAKDHLVTFGIAPTSPHTGYGYIRPGRTLAGGYVVDAFVEKPDLETAKTYVRDGYLWNSGMFVFPAALFMDECRRLAPAVAEAFTRPPAEAYACTPKISVDFGLMEKTDRAAVVPLAAAWSDVGSFDALYQVSDKDTDGNAVKGEYLGIHSGNNLVISDRLVATIGLSDLAIVDTADALLICPKTESQHVGEITTLLKERGDGRCDLHTTVHRPWGRYAVLLQDDSFQIKRLTVLPGRRISAQLHHHRSEHWVVVRGMAEVSNDGRTFFVRPGESTFVPAGVKHRLGNPGLIPLEVIEVQNGDYISEDDIVRFDDDFRRE; from the coding sequence ATGGAGACGATCATCCTTGCAGGTGGTTCAGGCACCAGGCTCTTTCCCCTGAGCCGGACCTGCTACCCGAAACAGTTCATCCCCCTCTTCGAGAAGGAATCCCTCTTCCAGAAGGCGGTGAAGCGGGCCCTCCTCTTCTCCAGGCCCGAGGAGATCTCTGTCATCACCAACGAGGCCCACCGCTTCCTGGTGGCGGACCAGCTCGCCGCGGTCGGTGCCGATTGCCATGTCCTTGTCGAGCCCAGCGGGAAAAATACCCTGCCCGCGATCGTCTACGGCATGACCGAGATCCTGAAGGAGGGGGAGGACGCGGCCGCCGCAGTCCTCCCCTCGGACCAGTTGATCCTCCCGGGAGAGGAGTACAGGAAGGCCTTCCATGCGGCCGAGGCGCTCGCGAAGGACCATCTCGTCACCTTCGGGATCGCACCGACCTCGCCCCACACGGGCTATGGATATATCCGCCCTGGCCGGACCCTCGCCGGGGGCTATGTGGTCGACGCCTTCGTCGAGAAGCCCGACCTGGAGACGGCGAAAACATATGTCCGCGACGGCTATCTCTGGAACTCAGGGATGTTCGTCTTCCCTGCCGCCCTCTTCATGGACGAGTGCCGGCGCCTGGCGCCGGCCGTGGCAGAGGCCTTCACCCGCCCCCCCGCGGAGGCCTATGCCTGCACCCCGAAGATCTCGGTCGATTTCGGGCTCATGGAGAAGACGGACCGGGCGGCGGTCGTGCCCCTGGCCGCAGCCTGGAGCGACGTCGGGAGCTTCGACGCCCTGTACCAGGTGAGCGACAAGGACACGGACGGCAACGCGGTGAAGGGAGAGTACCTGGGCATCCACAGCGGGAACAACCTGGTCATCTCCGACCGCCTGGTGGCGACGATCGGCCTCTCCGACCTTGCGATCGTCGACACGGCCGACGCCCTCCTGATCTGCCCGAAGACCGAGTCCCAGCATGTCGGCGAGATCACGACCCTCCTGAAGGAGAGGGGCGACGGGCGCTGCGACCTCCACACCACGGTGCACCGCCCCTGGGGCCGGTATGCCGTCCTCCTGCAGGACGACTCCTTCCAGATCAAGCGCCTCACCGTCCTGCCGGGCCGCCGCATCTCGGCCCAGCTCCACCACCACAGGAGCGAGCACTGGGTCGTCGTCCGCGGCATGGCCGAGGTCTCCAATGACGGCCGCACCTTCTTTGTCCGCCCGGGAGAGAGCACATTCGTCCCGGCCGGGGTGAAGCACCGCCTGGGAAACCCGGGGCTGATCCCCCTGGAGGTGATCGAGGTGCAGAACGGCGACTACATCTCAGAGGACGACATCGTCCGCTTCGACGACGACTTCAGGAGGGAGTGA
- a CDS encoding asparagine synthetase B family protein, whose amino-acid sequence MTGDVCLNNPFFPWEFHGTGESRCWYKGTVFAGGTLLDGRETATLLLSAPWDDPDRIRTLLESLNGEYAFVVETPDTLAAAVDRLRSIPLFSAGTGEGLTVADDPHLLVERLSPPLSQESSAEFLAAGFVTGPLTLYRGIRQLQVGECLISPRRSGAATTVSYAQFRHGDFFADGDLTGSLDDVFLRVFRRLLASCEGRRIVVPLSGGLDSRIIVAMLRRLGVEDVTCFSYGVKESREVRISREVARALGYDWHYVEYTKEKVRACYRGDALKEYLRYGGNLSSLPHTQDYLAVCEMREEGVVPPGAVFVPGHSGDMLAGSHIPREYGRPQRYTLEKFLADTLAKHYSLWAWDDPALLALYSERILMSAGCPDVHDAGSCADAIEYFDFKERQAKFIINAVRVYEYFGHGWRVPLWDRELMWFFQRVPLPLRLGQALYKDYAARVLFTGDLAALGAIECTTRISDAMPGPPLVARVRALHHHLFDPRWGRYFAVPPLSRLYLLRMRDAGCLGALPRRVVVNSGNARHPYVPLVGYQALRYLSLCSDQRRPSFFRQTTPNS is encoded by the coding sequence ATGACCGGAGATGTCTGCCTGAACAACCCCTTCTTCCCCTGGGAATTCCATGGAACTGGAGAGAGCCGCTGCTGGTACAAAGGGACTGTCTTTGCCGGCGGCACCCTCCTTGACGGCAGGGAGACCGCCACCCTCCTCCTCTCCGCGCCCTGGGACGATCCTGACAGGATCAGGACCCTCCTCGAGTCCCTGAACGGCGAGTACGCCTTCGTCGTCGAGACGCCCGACACCCTCGCCGCCGCCGTCGACCGCCTGCGGAGCATCCCCCTCTTCTCTGCCGGCACAGGAGAAGGGCTGACCGTCGCCGACGACCCCCACCTCCTTGTGGAACGCCTCTCCCCGCCCCTGAGCCAGGAGTCGTCTGCCGAGTTCCTGGCCGCCGGCTTTGTCACCGGGCCCCTGACACTGTACCGGGGGATCAGGCAACTCCAGGTCGGCGAGTGCCTCATCTCCCCCAGGCGGTCCGGCGCCGCCACGACCGTCAGTTATGCACAGTTCAGGCACGGCGACTTTTTTGCCGACGGCGACCTCACCGGCAGCCTCGACGACGTCTTCCTCCGGGTCTTTCGCCGCCTCCTTGCATCGTGTGAAGGGAGGCGGATCGTCGTCCCCTTAAGCGGCGGCCTCGACTCCCGGATCATCGTCGCCATGCTCAGGCGCCTGGGTGTCGAGGACGTGACCTGCTTCTCCTATGGCGTGAAGGAGAGTCGCGAGGTCCGTATCAGTCGGGAGGTCGCCAGGGCCCTCGGCTACGACTGGCACTACGTGGAGTACACGAAGGAGAAGGTCCGGGCCTGCTATAGGGGGGACGCCCTGAAGGAGTATCTCCGCTATGGCGGCAACCTCTCCTCTCTCCCCCACACCCAGGACTACCTGGCCGTGTGCGAGATGCGGGAGGAGGGGGTGGTGCCGCCCGGTGCGGTCTTTGTGCCCGGGCACAGCGGGGACATGCTGGCCGGCAGCCATATCCCGCGGGAGTACGGCAGGCCGCAGAGATACACCCTCGAAAAATTCCTTGCCGACACCCTGGCGAAGCACTACTCCCTCTGGGCCTGGGACGACCCCGCCCTCCTGGCCCTCTATTCTGAGAGGATCCTGATGAGTGCCGGCTGCCCAGACGTCCATGACGCCGGGTCCTGCGCCGACGCCATCGAGTACTTCGACTTCAAGGAGAGGCAGGCGAAATTCATCATCAACGCGGTCAGGGTGTACGAGTACTTCGGCCATGGCTGGCGCGTGCCCCTCTGGGACCGCGAGCTGATGTGGTTCTTCCAGCGCGTGCCCCTCCCCCTCAGGCTCGGTCAGGCGCTATACAAGGACTACGCGGCCCGCGTCCTCTTCACCGGCGACCTCGCCGCGCTCGGCGCGATCGAGTGCACGACCCGCATCAGCGATGCGATGCCGGGGCCACCCCTTGTCGCCCGCGTCCGTGCCCTCCACCACCACCTCTTCGACCCCAGGTGGGGGAGGTACTTCGCCGTGCCCCCCCTCTCCAGGCTCTATCTCCTGAGGATGCGGGATGCAGGGTGCCTCGGCGCCCTCCCCCGCCGGGTGGTCGTGAACTCCGGGAATGCCAGGCACCCCTATGTCCCCCTGGTCGGTTACCAGGCCCTCAGGTACCTCTCCCTCTGTAGCGATCAGAGGAGGCCCAGTTTTTTCAGGCAGACCACGCCCAACTCATAG